Genomic DNA from Turicibacter faecis:
TATGACGACAATGGTCAGACCAATAAGTATCAAGCACCTTTAATTCAGTTTCTGTCGGATTTCGGTGTTCTTTTCGACAAAAATACGCTTGAATTAACTTGATATCATCTAAAGTCATCGCCATATTATGTTCGTGTAAAAATTGATCTAATTGCTCATCATTATAATCGATAAAACCTAGATGAATTTGTACATCTTCAATCTCAACTGACTCATCTAATTTCAAAGGAGAATCCATATCCTTTTCACGCATTTCAATCGGATTAATATAGTAATGTTTAATTTTTTCTAAATCCTCGTTAGAAGTATCTTCATCTAGAAGAATTACTTTACCACTTTTAACACGAACTTCGTCATTTCCTGTTAAAAGTTGAATACACTGCATAGCAGAGTCGGCACGTTGATCATATTGTCCCGGTAAAAATTCAACAGCAAAGTAAACCTTATTTTCTAGATCTAATGTCTCGCTAACCACATCCGTTACTTTTTCAGACAAAACATTTTGTTTCGTCACTTCTAATTGTTGATCATTAATATTAAACACGTCGTACACATTAACAATACGAACATTTTTTAATGCAAGGTGCAAGTTCTCGTTCAACTCATGCGCTAAGCTCATAGCTTCCGTTGCGTAACTCTCTTTCTTTTCTACATAAACGCGATACTGACTCATTTCTCATCCTCATCCTTTACTTGGGAAAATTATTTAAAAATTGATTAACCTGTTCTAATACTGTTGCTTCACACGGATTAACAAACGTGAGGTGCCCCATTTTACGATTTCTTTTTGCTTCTGCTTTTCCATAAAGATGAAGTTTAGCCTCTGAAAACTCGGGCTTTTTCCACATCTCTAACGCATAATCTACATGTTGGCCTAGAAGATTTAACATCGTCGCAGATTTAATTAATTGTGGTTTGATCAAAGGCAATCCACAAATGGCACGAATATGTTGTTCAAATTGAGAAACATTACACGCATCAATCGTATAATGACCTGAATTATGAGGGCGTGGAGCTAACTCATTAATAATAAGCTCATCTCCTACAACAAACATCTCAATCGCAAGTGTTCCCACAAAGTCTAATTTCTCAATTAATGTTTTTCCAATTTCCTCTGCTTGTAATTGTTGACGTTTATCTATTCGGGCAGGCACAACACTTAAGTGCAAAATATGATTGTGATGAATATTTTCAACAATCGGAAAAACCTCAACTTGTTTGTTCGTTCCCCGCGTCACAATAACTGAAATTTCTTTTGTAAATGGAACAAAACCTTCTAAAATACAAGGTTGAGTCGCTACAACGGATTGGACATTTTCTAAATCTAAATCAGACTTTAATGTCCATTGGCCTTTTCCATCATAACCTCCACTTACTGTTTTAAGAATACATGGGTAACCAATATTTAACACTGCCTGCTTTAATTCATCGACTCCTTCTACTTTTTCATAAGGGGCCGTTTGAAACCCACACTTATTAATTGCTTTTTTTTCGATATACCTTTGTTGGGTCAACATTAAAGGACGCTCTCCCTGAGGTAAATACCCTCTAGCTTCTACCCTTTTAATTTGACTTCCATCAATATTTTCAAACTCATACGTGACAACATCACTTAAATTTAATAACTCTATTAAAGCCTCTTCACAATCATAAGGGGCATTGATTTCATAATCAGCGATTTGAGCGAGGGGGCCATTTTTTGAAGGCTCCAACACCGCTATTTTATATCCCATTTGTTTTGCCGATATTGCCATCATTCGTCCAAGTTGCCCGCCACCAATAATCCCAATAGTAGCACCGGGTAAAATCACTCTACTCACCTAGATCACTTTCCTTTAACACAGATTCCGTCATTTCTTCACGATATTCATCTAGCTTTTTTGTAATCGTAGCGTTACTTGTACTCAAAATAGAAGCTGCAAGCAATCCCGCATTTTTCGCACCTGCTTTACCGATTGCAACAGTGGCAACTGGAATTCCTCCAGGCATTTGAACGATTGAAAGAAGCGAATCTATCCCATTTAACGTTCTAGACTGAACAGGAACACCGATAACAGGAAGTGTCGTTTTAGCTGCAACCATTCCAGGTAAGTGAGCAGCTCCTCCTGCTCCAGCAATAATCACCTTAATCCCTCTTTCTCGCGCAAGTTCAGCATATTCGAACATTTTATCTGGCGTACGATGAGCGGATACAACGTGTGCCTCATATGAAATTTGCAATTCGTCCAATACTTTCATCGACTCTTGCATCGTTTCTAAATCGGATTTACTACCCATGATAATTCCAACTAATGGTTTACTTGAAATTTCATAAATTCTCTCCATAAGTTTTTTCCTCCAAACTAGATCAAAACTCTATCCTTATATTTATTAAGTTAGAAGGAGGGAACCGTTAGCCCCGTTCCTTCCTATTTTAACCTCAAAATATATCGAGCGGATGCTTATTACTCTCTAGAATAATCCGACACATTCTCCCTCTGGCGTCACATCCATTTTAAGTGCAGCTGG
This window encodes:
- the purE gene encoding 5-(carboxyamino)imidazole ribonucleotide mutase; translation: MERIYEISSKPLVGIIMGSKSDLETMQESMKVLDELQISYEAHVVSAHRTPDKMFEYAELARERGIKVIIAGAGGAAHLPGMVAAKTTLPVIGVPVQSRTLNGIDSLLSIVQMPGGIPVATVAIGKAGAKNAGLLAASILSTSNATITKKLDEYREEMTESVLKESDLGE
- the purK gene encoding 5-(carboxyamino)imidazole ribonucleotide synthase; the protein is MSRVILPGATIGIIGGGQLGRMMAISAKQMGYKIAVLEPSKNGPLAQIADYEINAPYDCEEALIELLNLSDVVTYEFENIDGSQIKRVEARGYLPQGERPLMLTQQRYIEKKAINKCGFQTAPYEKVEGVDELKQAVLNIGYPCILKTVSGGYDGKGQWTLKSDLDLENVQSVVATQPCILEGFVPFTKEISVIVTRGTNKQVEVFPIVENIHHNHILHLSVVPARIDKRQQLQAEEIGKTLIEKLDFVGTLAIEMFVVGDELIINELAPRPHNSGHYTIDACNVSQFEQHIRAICGLPLIKPQLIKSATMLNLLGQHVDYALEMWKKPEFSEAKLHLYGKAEAKRNRKMGHLTFVNPCEATVLEQVNQFLNNFPK